A single genomic interval of Leptospira dzoumogneensis harbors:
- a CDS encoding B12-binding domain-containing radical SAM protein has product MAKLKLVQLPVPPPTAFAATGNVPLAAGCLAVSARENGLEKKGLELEVLDPDITDKEGDSQLADRIAKDEPEFLGFSLYLWNTERSLHLAKEVKKRSPSTKILIGGPEVNPDNPFVLSETGYDIAVSGEAEHTFFALMDTLLKKEDPRKLPNIAVRELDGKMGMFSKEENASFPLTSYPSPYLQGFVPVDPARSTYLETVRGCRSQCTYCFYPKSSNVLRTLDIPETIKLLSNLKDKGAKELVFLDPTFNHRPGFEEFLDAIIDVNSDRSMTMFGELRSEGITEKIADKLALAGFNRIELGMQSINKETLKRVKRFGSPEKVAEAARMLADRGIELLLDLIIGLPGDTPDDVMEGIEFFYGHGLGEWVQVFPLSILPGTAMRKDAESEGLVYLPKPPYRVIRTPNFSPEALSSTLFRSEDRLDRRLDETPRSLLSDPDPAVLDTFSFSPGLTEKFGLENFSISGARHVSVWWRGDNLEKSKKEFFDRLNYRFIKDPFAVTDIVLYPKTSFDPELITEIMEEFSRVPASYLSRTLAHRGENMLHRIVLILPHGVSFPLEWVSEIREYIPVFQEMEWEEAVQKSAELGGEFPGARIISKNENLSAWKILKENADPESVTFADRVLEKRWCWEVLGYSEK; this is encoded by the coding sequence ATGGCAAAGTTAAAACTAGTACAATTGCCTGTTCCTCCTCCTACGGCCTTTGCCGCTACCGGAAATGTTCCTTTGGCCGCAGGCTGTCTGGCTGTTTCCGCACGGGAGAACGGCCTGGAAAAGAAAGGCCTGGAGCTGGAAGTTTTAGATCCTGATATTACCGATAAAGAAGGTGATAGCCAACTAGCGGACAGGATCGCTAAAGATGAACCTGAGTTCTTGGGCTTCTCACTTTATCTTTGGAATACGGAAAGAAGTCTTCATCTCGCTAAAGAAGTAAAAAAAAGATCGCCGTCCACTAAGATACTCATAGGTGGACCCGAAGTAAATCCGGACAATCCGTTCGTTCTTTCCGAAACAGGCTATGATATAGCAGTCTCGGGAGAAGCAGAGCATACATTTTTCGCTCTAATGGACACACTTCTTAAAAAAGAAGATCCCAGGAAATTACCTAATATCGCAGTCAGAGAACTAGATGGAAAGATGGGAATGTTTTCCAAAGAGGAAAATGCTTCCTTTCCGCTGACTAGTTATCCTTCTCCTTATCTGCAGGGGTTTGTGCCTGTGGATCCGGCAAGATCCACCTATTTGGAAACCGTAAGAGGATGTAGATCCCAATGTACTTATTGTTTTTATCCGAAGAGCAGTAATGTATTAAGAACTTTGGATATACCGGAGACGATCAAACTTCTCTCTAACTTAAAAGACAAAGGCGCCAAAGAATTAGTATTCTTAGATCCGACATTCAATCATAGACCCGGCTTCGAGGAATTTTTAGACGCGATCATAGATGTGAACTCGGATAGATCTATGACAATGTTCGGAGAATTAAGGTCCGAAGGAATTACGGAGAAGATCGCGGACAAACTTGCGTTAGCAGGTTTTAATAGAATAGAACTCGGAATGCAATCCATCAATAAGGAAACCTTAAAGCGTGTAAAACGTTTTGGAAGTCCTGAGAAAGTAGCCGAGGCCGCAAGAATGTTGGCGGATAGAGGAATTGAACTCTTATTAGATCTGATCATCGGACTTCCTGGAGATACTCCGGACGATGTGATGGAAGGAATAGAATTTTTTTACGGGCATGGGCTGGGAGAATGGGTGCAAGTATTCCCATTATCCATTTTGCCTGGAACTGCAATGAGAAAAGATGCAGAGTCGGAAGGTTTGGTTTATCTCCCTAAACCTCCTTATAGAGTGATCCGAACTCCTAATTTTAGTCCGGAAGCTCTTAGCTCTACATTATTCCGTTCAGAAGATAGATTGGATAGAAGGTTGGACGAAACTCCTCGAAGTCTATTATCCGATCCTGATCCTGCCGTTTTAGATACGTTTTCCTTTTCTCCAGGACTTACCGAAAAATTCGGATTAGAAAATTTTTCCATCTCAGGCGCGAGACATGTTTCTGTTTGGTGGAGAGGCGATAATTTAGAAAAATCTAAAAAAGAATTCTTTGATAGATTGAATTATAGATTTATTAAAGATCCCTTTGCGGTCACCGATATTGTTTTATATCCGAAAACTTCTTTTGATCCGGAATTGATTACCGAGATCATGGAAGAATTTTCCAGGGTCCCTGCATCCTATCTTTCTCGCACACTCGCTCATAGAGGAGAGAATATGCTTCATAGGATCGTTCTTATTCTTCCTCATGGGGTTTCTTTTCCATTGGAATGGGTTTCGGAGATCAGGGAATATATTCCTGTTTTTCAAGAAATGGAATGGGAAGAAGCAGTTCAAAAATCGGCGGAACTCGGAGGAGAATTTCCGGGAGCAAGGATCATTTCTAAAAATGAAAACTTAAGCGCCTGGAAAATCCTAAAAGAAAATGCAGATCCTGAATCCGTAACATTTGCGGATAGAGTTTTAGAAAAACGCTGGTGTTGGGAAGTTTTGGGTTATTCGGAGAAGTAG
- a CDS encoding hemerythrin domain-containing protein, with amino-acid sequence MQNNRKKVYDFPHKAIRYGISKLVQEAGRTDYQSASEVQELFELGKEVFQMLKIHARDEEAVSLKHLEKKDPQTSHKDKEEHKYLEEKIEELGSILDRIKEDIEQVPIISEEFYTKLIRFQTDYFSHMTREEEETQIRLHLFFSDTELEDHQKEILGSLGGDEFKIWAKYLIPNVPTPIKNRFEEMLKTFS; translated from the coding sequence ATGCAGAACAACCGTAAAAAAGTATACGATTTCCCTCATAAAGCCATCCGTTATGGGATCTCGAAATTAGTACAAGAAGCAGGCAGGACTGATTACCAAAGCGCGTCCGAAGTTCAGGAACTTTTCGAATTAGGAAAAGAAGTTTTTCAAATGTTAAAGATCCACGCAAGAGATGAGGAAGCGGTAAGCTTGAAACATTTAGAAAAAAAAGATCCACAAACTTCTCATAAAGACAAAGAAGAACATAAATATCTGGAAGAGAAGATAGAAGAATTGGGATCTATCTTAGATCGGATCAAAGAAGATATTGAACAGGTACCTATCATCTCCGAAGAATTTTATACAAAACTAATTCGTTTCCAAACTGATTATTTCTCTCATATGACTAGAGAAGAAGAGGAAACCCAGATTAGATTACATTTGTTCTTTTCGGATACGGAATTGGAGGATCACCAAAAAGAGATCTTGGGTTCTTTGGGTGGGGATGAATTCAAAATTTGGGCAAAATATCTGATCCCAAATGTTCCGACTCCGATCAAAAATAGATTCGAGGAAATGTTAAAAACCTTCTCCTGA
- a CDS encoding helix-hairpin-helix domain-containing protein yields MKSDKSEVLKEFRTLPGVGKVIAEDLWNLGVRSKVELAKLDPEKLYEKICEYQGTKVDPCMLYVFRCAVYVSGTSNPEPEKMKWWFWKDKQLV; encoded by the coding sequence ATGAAGTCGGATAAATCCGAGGTATTAAAAGAATTTCGCACTCTTCCCGGAGTGGGCAAAGTAATTGCCGAAGATCTTTGGAATTTAGGAGTTCGCAGTAAGGTAGAACTTGCAAAACTAGATCCTGAAAAATTATACGAAAAAATTTGTGAATACCAAGGTACTAAAGTAGATCCATGTATGCTGTATGTATTTCGTTGTGCGGTATACGTCTCCGGGACTTCTAATCCTGAACCGGAAAAAATGAAATGGTGGTTCTGGAAGGACAAACAGCTTGTCTGA
- a CDS encoding helix-turn-helix domain-containing protein yields the protein MSDLIRISWSHKESPDTYTVLPGEECVIGVQTKGRISLGSGKQSKTLSKAGITGILRGPRTFISEKNTKSLLVYISPLLLSRMIPVPMDQISDSSLSLEDLFSKEAISGLIADCEEADWKGQEASLTLEKFRRLLPLKEEKEKFLPQAILRIKGSLGEIGIKGLASDLGVSQSSLERGFRSRVGLSPKEYAGLVRFGNIFRFYNSSSSLTELALEAGYYDQAHFIREFKKKTGFSPKQWFRQNANLGLDSNF from the coding sequence TTGTCTGATTTGATCCGAATTTCCTGGAGCCATAAAGAATCTCCCGATACTTATACAGTTCTTCCGGGAGAAGAATGTGTAATTGGAGTCCAAACCAAAGGAAGAATTTCTTTAGGTTCCGGCAAACAATCCAAAACTCTTTCTAAGGCGGGGATCACCGGGATCTTAAGAGGTCCCAGGACATTCATCTCCGAAAAGAATACAAAATCACTTTTAGTTTATATTTCTCCCTTACTTCTTTCCAGGATGATCCCTGTGCCGATGGATCAGATCAGCGACTCCAGTTTGTCTTTAGAGGATCTGTTTTCTAAAGAGGCAATCTCCGGATTGATTGCAGACTGCGAAGAAGCGGATTGGAAAGGGCAGGAGGCCTCTCTGACCTTGGAGAAATTTCGGCGCCTTCTTCCTTTAAAAGAAGAGAAGGAAAAGTTTTTGCCCCAGGCGATTTTGCGGATCAAAGGCTCTTTAGGAGAGATCGGGATCAAAGGTTTGGCCTCTGACTTGGGTGTGAGCCAAAGCAGTTTAGAAAGAGGTTTCAGATCCAGAGTGGGTTTAAGTCCTAAGGAATACGCAGGACTTGTTCGTTTCGGAAATATATTCAGATTTTATAATTCTTCTTCCAGCCTGACCGAACTGGCTTTAGAGGCAGGTTATTATGACCAGGCACATTTTATACGAGAATTTAAGAAGAAAACAGGCTTTAGTCCGAAACAATGGTTTCGCCAAAATGCGAACCTAGGATTAGATTCTAATTTTTAG
- a CDS encoding uracil-DNA glycosylase family protein — protein MNDSQKFKKHIETLLHCRLCPDMVGNPVQGGIPGAKIMSIGQAPGIHEEKFGRPFAYTAGKTLFKWFLSIGIEEEVYRSKVNMAAVCRCFPGKAKSGDRKPNPSEVENCSRYIRFEVEFNRPELIIPIGKLAIDQLVEDKKYKLDEIIGKKFKKNYYGVELDWIPLPHPSGLNVWNHSPEAKILIAKSLDLIRKHPSIKREFFSKN, from the coding sequence ATGAACGATTCCCAAAAATTCAAAAAACATATAGAGACATTACTTCATTGCAGACTTTGTCCTGACATGGTCGGCAATCCTGTGCAAGGTGGTATTCCCGGCGCAAAAATTATGAGTATAGGTCAGGCTCCAGGTATCCACGAAGAAAAATTCGGAAGACCATTCGCATACACAGCAGGCAAAACTTTATTCAAATGGTTTTTATCCATAGGAATAGAAGAAGAAGTCTACAGATCTAAAGTAAATATGGCCGCGGTTTGCAGATGTTTTCCAGGCAAAGCAAAAAGTGGAGATAGAAAACCGAATCCTTCCGAAGTAGAAAATTGTTCCAGGTATATACGCTTCGAAGTGGAATTCAATCGACCTGAACTCATCATTCCAATAGGAAAACTCGCAATCGATCAATTGGTGGAAGATAAAAAATACAAGCTAGACGAGATCATAGGTAAAAAATTCAAAAAAAACTATTATGGAGTGGAACTGGATTGGATCCCTTTGCCTCATCCTTCCGGCTTAAATGTTTGGAATCATTCTCCAGAAGCTAAAATACTGATCGCAAAATCATTGGATCTGATCCGAAAACATCCCTCGATCAAAAGAGAATTCTTTTCTAAAAATTAG
- a CDS encoding STAS domain-containing protein, with protein sequence MADTPWNLDSKDFDHDAPELGVFLDQDNIPDGLPKEAVVVKISGEINLYSAQIMKERFFHLLDRGFIYLLVNMENVKYIDSSGLGVFMATHSRLVKSGKGGIAVFSPSSQVNKILELTKLKSLIRVGSTSKEAWKLLAP encoded by the coding sequence ATGGCAGATACTCCTTGGAACCTGGACAGTAAAGACTTCGATCATGATGCACCCGAGTTAGGTGTATTTCTAGATCAGGACAATATTCCGGATGGTCTTCCCAAGGAAGCAGTGGTTGTAAAAATTTCCGGCGAGATCAATTTATACTCTGCCCAGATCATGAAAGAAAGATTCTTTCATCTACTCGATCGTGGATTCATTTACCTTCTAGTGAATATGGAAAATGTGAAGTATATAGATTCTTCCGGACTGGGAGTTTTTATGGCGACACATTCCAGACTAGTCAAAAGCGGCAAGGGTGGCATCGCGGTATTCTCCCCTTCTTCTCAAGTGAATAAAATTTTAGAACTTACTAAATTAAAAAGTCTGATCCGAGTAGGAAGCACTTCCAAAGAGGCTTGGAAACTTTTAGCGCCTTGA
- the galK gene encoding galactokinase: MTLSIRENLSSSLSDIFPGASSLGPIRFFSAPGRVNIIGEHVDYAGGLVFPAAIDFRTNFAIRTNGLGTFRLYSLDFQSEFVTKDVIYSEEKPWANYILGVVSEARSLGLRVEGFDLAFTGNIPQGAGLSSSAAVEVGVAFALSKIFDWDITKEKIALLAQAAENHFVGVNCGIMDQFVIAVAKPSSCISLNTESLEYSYHSLDLPGYEFYLIDSNVKHSLKESEYNDRRKEVESATSKCNKLSPEVKTLSQADFFLIEKAGLTPSEFKRAVHILGERSRAQNVIRSLKDKNAKEVGEELFSCHESLSKNFQVSCEETDFIVEWFRSENVLGARMIGGGFGGCVLVLDKEGRSSYLFSKLEKEYSQKFGLNAKIYKFSISEGVREDS; this comes from the coding sequence ATGACTCTTTCTATCCGAGAGAATCTTTCTTCTTCTCTATCCGATATTTTTCCGGGCGCGTCTAGCCTCGGTCCAATTCGTTTTTTCTCCGCTCCAGGCAGGGTAAATATCATCGGAGAACATGTGGATTATGCAGGCGGTCTAGTATTTCCCGCGGCAATCGATTTCAGAACCAACTTTGCGATCCGAACAAATGGACTCGGGACTTTCAGATTGTACTCCTTAGATTTCCAGTCCGAATTTGTAACAAAAGATGTAATCTACTCCGAAGAAAAACCTTGGGCAAATTATATCCTAGGAGTCGTATCGGAGGCTCGTTCATTAGGTTTAAGGGTAGAAGGATTCGATCTTGCATTTACAGGAAACATTCCCCAAGGAGCCGGACTTTCTTCTTCGGCCGCCGTAGAAGTTGGGGTAGCATTTGCACTTTCCAAAATTTTCGACTGGGACATTACAAAAGAAAAGATCGCTCTACTCGCTCAAGCAGCAGAGAATCATTTTGTAGGAGTCAATTGTGGGATCATGGACCAGTTCGTGATCGCGGTAGCCAAACCTTCTTCTTGTATCTCTTTAAATACGGAAAGTTTGGAATATTCTTACCATAGTTTGGATCTTCCGGGTTATGAATTCTATCTGATCGATTCTAATGTAAAACATAGCCTAAAAGAAAGTGAATACAACGACAGAAGAAAGGAAGTAGAATCTGCGACTTCAAAATGTAATAAACTTTCTCCCGAAGTGAAGACCTTAAGCCAGGCAGACTTCTTTCTAATTGAAAAAGCAGGACTGACTCCTTCCGAATTCAAAAGAGCCGTTCATATTCTGGGAGAAAGATCCAGAGCCCAAAACGTTATCCGCTCCTTAAAGGATAAAAATGCGAAAGAAGTCGGAGAGGAACTCTTCTCTTGCCATGAATCACTTTCTAAAAACTTTCAAGTCTCCTGTGAAGAGACGGATTTTATTGTGGAATGGTTCCGTTCTGAAAATGTATTAGGTGCCAGAATGATAGGAGGAGGATTCGGAGGTTGTGTACTAGTCCTAGACAAAGAAGGTAGATCTTCTTACTTATTCTCCAAATTGGAAAAGGAGTATTCCCAAAAATTCGGACTAAATGCAAAGATCTATAAATTCTCTATCTCTGAAGGAGTAAGAGAAGACTCTTAG
- a CDS encoding glucose-6-phosphate isomerase yields MAFSLEINDRFASEFADPKTYELLLKESGLALQNLLSGKSPGSEFLGWVRLPNEIQKSELEKIHSEAQRFRKQSETIVVIGIGGSYLGAKAVIEASKSYFKTPGLGSPEILYAGHHLDARYHSELLTYLENKEFSINVVSKSGTTTEPALAFRLLWDLAKKKYGAKAKDRIVATTDSSKGALRKMSDELGFTTFSIPDNVGGRYSVLTPVGLFPIAAAGVDIFSFWEGFSEAADFLISETSPLKNPACVYSAYRNLFYRSGKKIEVMANYNPSIRTLTEWWKQLFGESEGKQGKGIFPASVELTTDLHSLGQYLQEGERNIFETVLYTKNSEAKVLVPKDTDDLDGLNFLASKNLEEVNLQAFLGTLVAHSEGGIPCLEILFPDTGPKSLGHIMYFFELACGVSGNVLGVNPFDQPGVEAYKKNMFALLGKPGFENLREILRKKGV; encoded by the coding sequence ATGGCCTTTTCTTTAGAAATAAACGATAGATTTGCCTCGGAGTTTGCAGATCCCAAAACCTATGAGCTCTTATTAAAAGAGTCCGGTCTAGCATTACAAAATCTTCTCTCCGGAAAATCCCCGGGTTCCGAATTTTTAGGCTGGGTCAGACTTCCTAATGAGATCCAAAAATCTGAATTAGAAAAAATTCATTCAGAAGCGCAAAGATTCAGAAAACAATCGGAGACAATAGTTGTGATCGGGATCGGAGGTTCCTATTTAGGAGCCAAGGCGGTCATAGAGGCTTCCAAATCTTATTTTAAAACTCCAGGTTTAGGATCACCCGAGATCCTATATGCGGGACATCATTTAGATGCACGTTATCATTCGGAACTTTTAACATATTTAGAGAACAAAGAATTTTCGATCAATGTCGTTTCCAAGTCCGGAACTACTACCGAGCCTGCTTTGGCATTTCGTTTACTTTGGGATCTTGCCAAAAAAAAATACGGGGCAAAAGCAAAAGATAGAATAGTCGCAACCACAGACAGCTCCAAAGGTGCATTACGAAAAATGTCGGATGAGTTAGGATTTACGACCTTCTCAATTCCGGATAACGTAGGTGGGAGATATTCGGTTCTGACGCCTGTCGGACTTTTCCCGATTGCTGCCGCTGGAGTGGATATTTTTTCTTTTTGGGAAGGGTTCTCCGAAGCTGCCGATTTTCTGATCTCGGAAACTTCTCCGCTTAAAAACCCTGCATGTGTTTATTCCGCTTACAGAAATCTATTTTATAGATCCGGAAAGAAGATAGAAGTGATGGCGAATTATAATCCTTCTATCCGTACTCTTACCGAATGGTGGAAACAATTGTTTGGAGAGAGCGAGGGCAAACAAGGTAAGGGGATTTTCCCTGCTTCCGTAGAACTAACGACTGACCTGCATTCTCTCGGGCAATATCTGCAAGAGGGAGAGCGTAATATTTTCGAAACCGTACTTTATACCAAGAATAGCGAAGCTAAGGTTTTGGTTCCAAAGGATACAGATGATCTGGATGGACTGAATTTCCTAGCGAGCAAAAACTTGGAGGAAGTAAACTTACAGGCTTTTCTTGGCACTTTAGTAGCACATTCGGAAGGCGGGATACCATGTTTGGAGATTTTGTTTCCGGATACTGGACCTAAAAGTTTAGGCCATATTATGTATTTTTTTGAATTAGCCTGCGGGGTTTCCGGGAATGTATTGGGTGTAAACCCATTCGATCAGCCTGGAGTAGAGGCTTATAAGAAAAATATGTTCGCATTACTTGGAAAACCGGGTTTTGAAAATTTAAGAGAGATTCTTCGCAAAAAAGGAGTCTAA
- a CDS encoding GNAT family N-acetyltransferase: protein MIHSTYYPPKPITLSGDRVELVPLGLEHTDALTEALHDGKLWELWYTNIPEPERMSAWIQKALEEQEAGFSLPFAVIRKENSKLLGTTRYLNIEKDARRLEIGATWYPKSVQKTFVNTECKLLLLEHAFETLGCIAVEFRTHFMNLSSRKAIERLGAKLDGILRNHRISKNGTLRDTVVYSITKEEWPTVRGNLLFRLGKPQV from the coding sequence ATGATACATTCTACTTATTATCCACCTAAACCTATAACTCTTTCCGGAGATCGTGTGGAACTTGTCCCTCTTGGCTTAGAACATACTGACGCCTTGACGGAAGCTCTCCACGACGGAAAACTCTGGGAGTTATGGTACACGAATATTCCGGAACCGGAAAGAATGAGTGCCTGGATCCAAAAAGCACTCGAAGAACAAGAGGCGGGATTCTCTCTTCCGTTTGCGGTCATCAGAAAGGAAAATTCGAAACTTTTAGGGACTACAAGATATTTGAATATAGAAAAGGATGCCCGAAGATTGGAGATCGGAGCGACTTGGTATCCTAAATCGGTCCAAAAAACTTTCGTGAATACTGAATGTAAACTTTTGTTATTGGAGCATGCTTTCGAAACTTTGGGCTGTATCGCCGTCGAATTCAGGACCCATTTTATGAATTTATCGTCTAGAAAAGCCATTGAAAGATTGGGAGCAAAACTGGACGGGATCTTAAGAAACCATCGTATCAGTAAAAACGGCACCCTAAGAGATACCGTCGTTTACAGCATTACGAAAGAAGAATGGCCTACAGTCAGGGGGAATCTTTTATTTAGACTAGGAAAACCTCAGGTCTAA
- a CDS encoding ATP-dependent Clp protease proteolytic subunit, producing MTDTLVEPIQFPGLRLEDNQLKERKIFLWGQVDDPSAKHVVERLLYLSNQDPEKDITLVINSPGGANTSGMSILDTMDLIPNDVSTVCMGLAASFGALLLLSGTKGKRFAFPHSRIMLHQPHVPGTYQAKATDIGIFASMIERDKKEINRIVSERTGQPLEVVERDTDRDLWLTPTEAQIYGVIDGILENWK from the coding sequence ATGACAGATACTTTAGTAGAACCGATCCAATTTCCCGGGCTCCGTTTGGAGGACAACCAGCTCAAAGAAAGGAAAATTTTTCTTTGGGGACAGGTGGATGATCCTTCTGCGAAACATGTAGTGGAACGTTTATTATATCTTTCTAATCAAGATCCTGAAAAGGATATCACTCTTGTGATCAATAGTCCCGGAGGCGCGAACACTTCCGGTATGTCTATTTTGGATACAATGGATCTGATCCCGAACGATGTAAGCACCGTATGTATGGGACTCGCTGCAAGTTTTGGAGCACTACTTCTTCTTTCGGGAACAAAAGGGAAAAGATTCGCATTCCCTCACAGCAGGATCATGTTACACCAACCTCATGTTCCAGGAACGTATCAGGCAAAGGCGACCGATATCGGGATTTTTGCTTCTATGATAGAAAGGGATAAGAAGGAGATCAATCGTATCGTTTCCGAAAGAACAGGACAACCATTGGAAGTCGTGGAAAGAGATACCGATAGAGATCTATGGCTCACTCCGACTGAGGCACAAATTTACGGTGTGATAGACGGTATTTTGGAGAATTGGAAATAA
- a CDS encoding RNA polymerase sigma factor, with the protein MRDFKVLVTEASKGEEPAWTELMTRFEKYVSSQAIKRIRDQSKAEDLSQEVFLEAWKVLPTLRQPEAFPFLLRRLVLKHSDRILRKKDLLGTELNPEITKAAPRSGDTWRTEVLEALDELPNEEKQLLNLRYFGEMSYEEITEKTGIPIGNLKNRLRRSRELLRRQLLNKSDRKDWLEVLHGPMAIAS; encoded by the coding sequence ATGCGCGATTTTAAAGTACTAGTCACAGAAGCTTCCAAAGGAGAAGAACCGGCTTGGACGGAGTTGATGACCCGTTTCGAAAAATACGTCAGTAGTCAGGCTATCAAAAGGATCCGGGACCAATCCAAGGCAGAGGATCTGAGCCAAGAAGTATTTTTAGAAGCTTGGAAAGTTCTTCCTACGCTGCGGCAGCCGGAGGCATTTCCGTTCTTACTCAGAAGGTTGGTGCTGAAACATTCGGATCGTATCTTAAGAAAAAAAGATCTGCTCGGGACTGAATTAAATCCTGAGATCACTAAGGCGGCTCCACGTTCTGGAGATACTTGGAGAACGGAAGTTTTAGAAGCGTTGGATGAACTTCCTAACGAAGAGAAACAACTTCTAAACCTGAGATATTTCGGTGAGATGAGCTACGAAGAGATCACCGAAAAAACGGGGATCCCGATCGGTAATTTGAAAAACCGTTTGAGAAGAAGCAGAGAATTATTACGCAGACAACTTTTGAATAAATCGGACAGAAAAGATTGGTTGGAAGTCCTACATGGACCTATGGCGATCGCTTCCTGA
- a CDS encoding NTP transferase domain-containing protein, with the protein MKAFFPCAGFGTRMGEWTKFLPKPLLKINNIPLIYYSLFHARSWGVNDGILNLHYFGEKIQKELKGFNDFQLHFSSETPEILGTGGGIRTGIERFWNLQNDFLVLNPDFILFPESEFSPWPNEKDKEKFDCILYLSKIPENTNYTGLSLKEDLVGFEAGGYFYLGLSWMKAECLSDLEPNKPYDLADTFRKLSSQNRLGGKIFPGTFLDLGEKKFYEKYKDTDFSDRLSNDWVEFRNRISS; encoded by the coding sequence ATGAAAGCATTCTTTCCATGCGCGGGTTTCGGCACCAGGATGGGAGAATGGACCAAGTTTCTTCCTAAACCTCTTTTAAAAATCAATAATATTCCTCTCATCTATTATTCTCTATTTCACGCTAGATCCTGGGGAGTAAATGACGGGATCTTAAACCTGCATTATTTCGGCGAAAAAATACAGAAAGAGTTAAAAGGTTTTAATGATTTTCAACTACACTTCTCTTCAGAAACTCCAGAAATCTTAGGGACCGGCGGAGGAATTCGCACTGGAATCGAAAGATTCTGGAATTTGCAAAATGACTTTTTAGTTTTAAATCCGGATTTTATCCTTTTCCCGGAATCAGAGTTTAGTCCTTGGCCAAACGAGAAGGACAAAGAGAAATTCGATTGTATATTATATTTATCTAAAATTCCCGAAAATACAAATTATACGGGACTTAGCCTAAAAGAAGATCTAGTCGGATTCGAAGCTGGAGGATATTTTTATCTTGGACTTTCCTGGATGAAGGCAGAATGTCTTTCCGATCTAGAACCGAACAAACCATATGATCTAGCGGATACATTTCGCAAACTTTCTTCTCAGAATCGTCTGGGTGGAAAAATTTTCCCGGGTACATTTTTGGATCTGGGGGAAAAAAAGTTTTACGAGAAATATAAGGACACTGATTTTTCGGATCGGCTTTCGAACGATTGGGTCGAATTTAGAAATAGAATTTCTTCTTAA
- a CDS encoding phosphotransferase: MNEVLSEIDFRFLAIDGKFPEKIDSLNPEASARRYYRATYPDGATKILCKDQVFQHDFQEVGHFLEHHGFKVPKIYKTDVFNKLMLLSDEGDSDLSSIQDDAEYRTFLVKSLELLVSLQKTRPEPPVSVREFDYEKLNFENKFTFSSYTNFSEMFKLKTKLRPEVVFFLEEASGFLAEYKEKVFCHRDFHARNIMLSPTRELTLIDFQDARMGTPFYDISSLLYDAYRPIPFAMRQGLFLLFLKLSDNRFKKPRECYYLQCLQRSYKALGSYFMLVAEKKQDKYRQSVLNCLDNLLEIVQVGLFPDQLFLFFHLLKKELSENTLFLEKL, encoded by the coding sequence ATGAACGAAGTTTTAAGTGAGATAGATTTTCGCTTCCTTGCGATAGACGGAAAGTTTCCTGAAAAAATAGACTCACTCAATCCGGAAGCTTCCGCACGAAGATATTACCGTGCAACGTATCCTGACGGCGCCACAAAGATCTTATGCAAAGACCAAGTCTTTCAGCATGACTTTCAAGAAGTGGGACATTTTTTAGAACACCACGGCTTCAAGGTCCCTAAAATATATAAAACAGATGTATTCAATAAACTTATGCTCCTTTCCGACGAAGGAGATTCCGATCTAAGTTCCATCCAAGATGATGCGGAATACAGGACCTTCTTAGTAAAATCTTTGGAATTATTGGTCTCTCTTCAGAAAACCAGACCGGAACCTCCTGTTTCCGTTCGTGAATTCGATTATGAAAAGTTGAATTTCGAGAATAAGTTTACATTTTCTTCATATACTAATTTCTCAGAGATGTTCAAACTCAAAACCAAACTCAGACCGGAAGTTGTTTTTTTCTTGGAGGAGGCATCCGGGTTTTTAGCGGAATATAAGGAGAAGGTATTCTGCCACCGGGACTTTCATGCTAGAAATATCATGCTCTCCCCTACTAGAGAGTTGACCCTGATCGATTTCCAAGATGCAAGAATGGGAACCCCATTTTATGATATTTCCAGTCTGTTATATGATGCGTATAGACCGATCCCGTTTGCGATGAGACAGGGGCTTTTTCTTCTCTTCTTAAAACTAAGCGATAATAGATTCAAAAAACCAAGGGAATGTTATTATCTACAATGTTTACAGAGATCTTATAAGGCGCTCGGTTCTTATTTTATGTTGGTAGCGGAGAAAAAACAGGACAAATACAGGCAAAGTGTATTAAACTGTTTGGATAATCTTTTAGAGATCGTGCAAGTGGGACTTTTCCCGGACCAATTATTCTTATTCTTTCATTTATTGAAAAAAGAATTATCCGAGAATACTTTATTTTTGGAAAAACTCTAG